TGGTAagcaaattaatttgtttatatttgaattattaTTGCAATCTTGACAGAGCATTTTGTAAACTTACATCTTGATTTTTAATGCTGAGCACACATTTCGAATGGCACCTTCTCCTTGCTCCTTGTAGATGCGCACAACTCTGTCCACAGCGAGATACAGTGAGCTCCAACGGGTCTGATTCGGTCGAAGGAACTGCAATTTGCACTCATGTTCAACTGTTTCAAAGGCCACAGTTGACCTGCTAGTTTTGTTCCAGAGGGCATTACATTTTGCCATAGAAGACCGCAACAGCCTTTTGTACACCTCATTCCCAGCACCTGCTGCCTCTGCGTCAATGGTTGCGACTAGATTGAGAAGATGGCAAGCACATTTTTGATGTCTTGGAAGGTGGTACTCTAGGCCAGTGTCATCATCCAAAATGGCAGACACATTGTGGTACTCTGGGGCATCATCAGATGAGTCATCGTCAGAACCAGAGTCAACCTGCTCTTGCCCATTAATGGGATCCTCTTCTTTCTCCCCGTATTCACGAAACGCTTTAAGGAAATTTGACCCACTGTCTGTTGTTGTTCTGGTCACCTTTTCACTGATATGGTACTCAGAGTGAATTTCCTCCAAGGCAGCAGCAAGGATGTCAAACGTGTGGGAGCCTTTGAGACGTCTGCAAGCCAGTGCCACTGAGTGACGTTCTAAGGTTTTAGGGTCTATCCAATGACATGTGACACCTAAATAACTCCTCTGCCTGGCAGACCAGCAGTCTGTTGTGGTTGCAACAAAGGGCACGTCGCGGAGCTTGTTGATGATGACGGTCTTCATCTCTTTTACAGCCTCTTCCAGTCGGTTAATCAAGGTTTTTCTGGTCATTACAACACGTGGAGGATGGGCTGCTGCCATTAACCTTTTGAATGAGGCCATctcaacaacagaaaaagcttGGCTACTCTcacaaataaaatcaagcaGGAGCTTATCAAATGTAGCTTGTGTTACCCCCCCTGGGGAAAAGTACTGCTTGATCTTGGCAGACTTCATTTTTTGATCATCAGAGGCAGTGGACTTCCTCTTCTTGTTTGACTCCATCAACTTTGAGTATTCCGTTAACTTGTTGGGATGAACTCTCTGttgacagacaaaaaaagtattaagcaattacaagagagaccaaaaacaaaaaaactaaactttgggggggggggggggggggggggggactgctggataaaaaaaaaaaaaaaaaaaaaaaaaaaaagaaaatatatatatatatatatatattttttttaccatttagaATTTGTGCATTCTAAATGGTAAACAGCACAAGACTGATATAGAACACAAATTTTTGAGATTTTGTTATCAAATCACCATAGATTCTCAACTCCATGATTTTTATGTGCAACAATAaaccaagaaaaacacaaataggTGCCCAATGCTGGTGCCTGCTGCACATGTTCAGAATATTTGGTCAAACCAAATTGCAGGCTTAGTTCATGTCCATAATAGAGGGCAGGACTGTTTTTGTAGGTTTTACATGATCAAAATTTAGGGGCCGTTCAAggagttttaaacaaaaaaaaaactatcaccAATCCGATCAAGAGGATTCAAATGTTAccatttaaataactttttacccatatttatacattttaatgagTTTCTTAAAAACGATTTCtgttgaaaatgtatttgtccAGAGCAGACTGAGATGAAAAGGTTAATCATCAATAACCTCTAATGGGCATTCAAGTTTAATCAGGACCAACAATAAATAATCTGAGACACAAATAATGGGCACAACAACTTAGCTTCTTGTCAGTAGGCTACTttaatgcaaattaaattacttttcaAGTATACTGCAAAAAAGAGCAGTGATCTGTCTCAAAACATTTATATaagtcattcattttttattttctggactGCCTGTAtctattaaattatttagtCCCAGTAGTGAGACGTCtccattttctttgttacaaaaaaaaagtttaatctgaAGTTGAATGACTGCTTTACGTTCTTGCAGCGTTTATACTTTGAGCTATTTTCAGACATGCATTATGGAATAGGTGCGGTAAGTCCATCTGATCTTTAACCTGAGTTATCTTTTCAAACATGCCTTGCGGACTTATTTCGTTCTGGCCACGTCCAGTGTCAGCACAGCCTCCCTTCAACTATGTCCGCAACGCTTTCTTGTGCGTTCAGCCCGTTCAGCCAGAACGACGCGCCGCAACATCTCAGCTTTTATGGCTGTGCATGTCTGCTACAGCTCCAGATCAACGAGCGGACGTTTATAAAAGCGGAACGGTATAAAAGAATAGGTCCGCACCACAGTGCTTTCCAGGGCAAGTCAGAAAGGGGCTTACTATGTGATGGGCATATAATaaggtgtatttatttatttaatgtaaacagCATCACTAGCAAACGGTGTCACAGTGCAGCTGAAACAGGAGCAGTTTCACAATGACGATGACGTCtaatatatatttaacaatTTCTCACACATAAACACCAAATCCAGATCCCTCAAACGGAAGCAATTTTAACACAGTTTGTTGTTGGCAATGCATGACGAAGATTTGATAAGTTTGGCTTAAGCACTATGGTCGGAGGACCTTCACGAAGGCCATCTAGCCTACCGGTAACAAACAGCCGCATTGTTGACGTTCAAGTTAGTGTTCCAAGCATGTGGAAAAAGTAGCGGCTTGTAGCCCGGAATTTACGGTAATTAAGTAAAAACTTCTGCTGACtgagtaaataaatgtatttatagagcgcttttcacagataaaaatctcaAAGTGATGAACATAAATGCAAGaagtaaaacatataaaacaacatagAGCTAGCATAAAACTGAGTGCAGGGTTAGCTAAGAagttggagggaaaaaaaacttaccGCGACATGCTTCTTTAGATTTGATGTTGAGTTCTTGTAGGCAgatatttccatcttttttggCTGGCAGAGGCAGCAGCACATAACAtagctgttgtttttaaatgaaataaaagaaaacatagcCTCTATGTGAGGCCATGGATGAactgcctcctcctccaccgGTTGATCTGTGTCCGCCATGTCATTCAATGAGAAACAAGTGCGCACTGTGCATCGCATCTTTCCTGATTGCCCGGCCGGAAGACCCGACTTTCATGGTCAATACTCGATTGGTTGTAGGGGTTACGGAATAATACATGAGAGCTATTAACCAATGACACGGATCCTTTTGAAAATGGGTGCGTACACCACTTTTCTGAGAACAATATAGCTATTTTTTAAGGGGAAAAAACTGCTGACAGTAACGAATTCATTGATATTGATAGTAAcggagtaaaagtaaaaaaaaataatcaaagatgtactcaagtaaaagtaaaagtattcCAAAATAAATCTACTCACAgaagtacatttttttcaaaaatgtacTCAAGTAAATGTAACGGAGTAAATGTAACTCGTTACTACCCACCTCTGCTTATTTGTCGAGCAATTGAGAAAGGGGGGCCTCTCAGTACTGTGCATAGACGGTTAAAGTATTACAAAGAGAGATTCTGTATTGTTGAGCCAGTCACTTACTTgctagataataaaaaaaaaaagttttcagtaTATTCCAATATTGAAGTTATTGCAGCAAGTTCTAAATTGCAAAGGAATTTTGGATACACAGTTCTGGTCAATCAAGGAAAACGCAAGTTTATTGTTGGTCTCATGAATTCAGACGTCCCGAAGACGGCAAGTTTTTCATTGAAAATGAGCTATTGAATGCAGAACAACCAACCATTTCTATTTGTCTGTACATAGATGACTTTGAGGTGTGTAACCCTTTAGGTACCCCCAGGAAAAAGCACAAGCTCTGTGGTGTCTACTGGGTTCTTGGTAACCTTCCACTCAGTCAGCATTGTCCTCCATTTATTTTGCTGCACTCTTCAAAAGTGTTGATGGAAAAGAATATGGCTATGAACGTCTACTAGAACCACTTTTGCAAGATCTTAAAGTCCTAGAGACTGAAGGTGTGTTTGTTGCTTTATTGGGCTCTTTTGTTAAAGGCACAGTGCAAGTTGTTATTGCTGATAACTTGGGAGCACACAGTATCGCTGGTTTTATAGAGAATTTTTCATCTGATTTCTTTTGTCGTTTTTGCACAGCAAAGCGATCTGAAGCTGACTGTCACAGTGTAGCCTCTGGTGCTTTTGAGCTACGTAGCAAAGAGAAACATAGTGACCATTTAAAAATTGCTCTTGGAATAGGGACTCATTGTTTTGGAGTCAAACGAGAGTGTGTTTTTACAAAGCACCTCACACATTTCCATGTTCTGACAGGTTATCCACCCTATGTGGCTCATGATGTATTTGAGGGCATTTTATTGTTTGTCCTCACTGATTTCAAAAAAGTATTTTACTATCAGTGATTTGAACAATGCGACATTGGCCTTTCCCTATAAGATGTCAGACAAATTAAATAAGCCTCACATTGTACCACAAAACTTCTCGGCTCGGAAAACTCTTGGAGGCAATGCCCATGAGAACTGGAGTTTGCTAAGGCTTCTTCCCTTTCTTGTTGGTCACTTGGTGGCTCAAAATGAACCAGCCtggttggtgttaataaattaaaaaaacattgttgaACTCATTGTTGCGCCAACACATACTGATGAAACCATTGTTTACCTTGAAAGTAAGATTACAGAACACAGACAACAATACCAGGAATCATTTCCAGCAGTCAGACTGCTGCCCAAGCATCACCTAATTGAGCACTACCCTTACATGATAAGGTGTTTTGGTCCACTGGTAGTGCTATGGACGCTTAGGTTTGAAGCTAAGCATAGTTATTTTAAATAGATTGTCAAGCATACtagttgttttaaaaacattccaCTGACTCTTGCTACAAAGCACCAATACATGATTGCATTTCACTTGAAGTCACATTCTTATGGCAATGCAAGTCTTGAAGTACCCAGTGCATCTTTGTTCCTGGTTTATCTTTTGAATCAAGACATTGCTTTGGCggtgaaaacaaaatatttaaatataactgTAGTCCATCTTGCAAAAGTAGCCACCATAGGTGGCATAACTTACAATGTAGGCATGATAGTTGTACATGGGTCAACAAGTGGCATGCCAGAGTTTGCTGAGATCATTCACTTGTGTATCATAAAAAAGGAGCTGCATCTTATAGTGAGACTATTGTGCGGGTGGTACACTGAGCACTACAGAGCCTTTGAAATAACCACATCATCAACAAGAGAGCTAAAGCTTTTGGAGCTAAAGGAAATGGCTGACCTTTATCTTCTTGCCGAGTACTCAGTTGGCTCGAGACTCATGGTGACGTTAAAAAGGCATATTGTTATTAAAGGTCTGTTCTTTGAATTAGAGGGGGGTTTCTATCAAGATAACTACTTCAGATAAACTGTAGTTAGTACATATGTATGAAATGTTGGATGGTAATTTTAAAGAGCTTATTTTTTGGGGTAACATAGACAAatgtatacatttatattttaattcacAAGCAGCAAGTTTCACAAGTTTTAAAAGTAGGGTTGGGCAATACAGACTTAAGCATTTATCACTATTCATTATCAAAGGccgctagtttttttttaatggtcttTTGTCATCTCTGCTGCTCCTCCGTCACATGCTGGACTATACTTTAACACACATGACACTGTATTGTTTTGATAAAGTCTGCTGCACAGTTGCACAAAATGAGTCCCcagctttttttccattttaaatcagCCTTTTTCTTCATTCCTGTGAAAGACAATTTCTTGTCGGTACAATTATTTATCCTTGTATATCTGTAAAAAATAAGTTATTGCCCAACCCTATTTGTCTGTGTTCTGTAGGTCTTTGTAGTTATTATTGTTTAGATCTTGCATGTTTtgttaaaagttgttttttaattaaatcttgtTTATGTATGAACGAGCCTTTTCTCTTGAAAGTTGTCCTGGACAACACCAGCCAAAGGTTAACCCTTTCAAATGGATGCCCAGACACAGTTGAGGAACTTGTGAAAGAAGTCCAATGTCAGTGTGGGCTGACGTCAAATGTGAGAATTCAATTTATGGACCCACTTTTTGACAATGAATTCATAAATCTCACCAACACATGTGAGCTCCAGCAGAGAGGCACTATCAAAGTCATCCCTCTTTCAGAAGCATCGTCTTCAGTTTCCTCATCTCATTCATATTTTGCTGCCACCCCATTGGAGGAAGCTTCGCCATCGAGTGTGGACACTGACATTGTTTCCTCCCCCAGTTCCAAATCTTCTACCTCAAAGCAAAGTTGGCCATCAACATTTATTGTTCCAGAGTTTTCCTACGATAGTGAGTTGAAGCTTCAGCAAGCAAATAAAGAATACAGGGAAACCGGGAAAAGACTCAATCTAGATCTCAAACTCCGATCAAACATCCTTGAGGTGCTTAGTGCGCTATAGGGTTTATGTAACAGACAAACAGTTCAACAGTGTTGGAGAGGCCCTTATCTCAACACATCCCTGTTTGTCAGAGGGAGGCTCAATAAGTGGCTATGCAGGATggaaaaacagtttgaaaacTAAACTAGCACACTACCGCACAGAGTTGAGGAAGCTTGGGTGCCCTGAGGTAGTAGTGAATGCAATGGCCAACAAGCCACAAGGCAGAGGTCCTGCTTATGGAATCAAAAAACCAAAGCACGGTGAAGTAAACTATCCCCCCCCATTTCCAACTGGTGAAAGTGAAGTTAGTTTGGAAGAAGTTAGAGTGGAACTACTAGCAGACATAAAGAAGAGAAACGTCAAAGAAGTTAGAGCAAAGATGGACAAGACGTTCGTATATAGAAGATATGAGGTGGTGCGGGACGCTCCAATAGTCCAAGATTTCAAAGAGAGATGACCAGCCCTGTTTGATGTAGATGaggtatgtttgtttgtttgtttgtttgtttatttattaatttatttttccctaGATGGGTGAGGGGGAATAATTGAATGAATAAAACTTTGTCATGGAACCAGCGTCCCAGCACAATGAAATTTTACTgccagtacaacccatccaagagcAGACAAATGACAGACATAACAAACAGGATCAAGCAGACTGAGGCAACAGCCACATGTGCGGCAAACCTTTTAGGTAattggaattttatttaaaaaaaaaaactttatggaAAATTATAGATTCCAAAATGGCGACggattatattttaatataccCTAGTGCCAAAGTCGCATTATCTGGCAAAATATGCCGTGTGTCTGAATAAAAAATTAGTGTtctaaaatcatatttaaatacttgtttatactttatacttttgtttttcagaaaaatgcTGAATTCAAGAGATTGGCGACCCTTCCACTTCAGTCACGTTTCCTGTCTCAGATGGACATTTTATCAGACAAACTACTCCCCCTGTATCAGAAGAGAGGAGGACAAATTGGGAAAAAGCTGAAGCAACAGATGGAACACTTGACAGATGTAAGGGGAGAGTGACATGTAACCTGTATTTTGGCAAATTAgctatgtttatatatatatatatatatatatatatatatatatatatatatatatatgtatattagtgctgggcacgttaacgcgttaatcgcgcgttaatgCAAGGCTTAATTAACgcccttaatttttttaattgcgcgttaattttcttttttttttttttttttttttctggctgctggctttgatgacagaaacatggcgtccatgtctctcttccctgctgcagcggtgcatctgacgtgatcgggagagagcgcgtttatgaaaataaagagatgttttctgtctggaacaggaagaagaaaaaaagaactgacgtttctctttgtcaaattacatacagatggacagaacatcgtaatttttggacgggaaacgtttttattattttttttaataaatgcggttttaattaatgcaagacagcaaaggtaagacatgctttctgacttttacaaacgtgcagcataaatcgggtcttcttctacctctggttcggtgaatcttggtcatagcgagatgaaacttccagctgtggaatatGTGAGATGTGAGTTTCAGTAGAgaagtcgtttgttcgtgttcatggggaaacatcatctgtgtttatgtatttttaggACTTTATGTAGctgttctttaaataatttgttgtcttaactgtgtttgttggtgatagaaattgttttactgagctggtagctgagattctggactttctgtggataccacacatgtttatagttacatctacagacctgacgctacacccggaaacgagatgttaacccttaactcctggtagcggaggctgaaaattaaagtttagagaaattataggccagaaacctggataatgaagcagtgaaggtgcatggacggaagttattgtgcatattgtgaatatttctctctcctcaccatctagaagctgtgagattctcatcctgctttctgtctgttcacttatgctgatattcatcacatattgttccttctgtgtttagaaggaagcagcttcagagctttaaattcatgtttgtaaaccaaaacttactgcattttctttttatagctgtaagccttcttttaaaggaaggagacattttgcgcgtaacgatgcgattaatcgcgattaatcgcagcatgtcatgcgattaattgcgattaaaatttttgattgttgcccagcactaatatatatatctatatatatatatatatatatatatatatatatatatatcgacgATCTGAGTTGCTGTCTGTCGATGAggaggtaaagaataaagtccggtgttacttttacaccccagGTCCAACAACTAggacctgcaggacactggcccgaTGATGTTTCCGGGGGGCATGTTTCCAGGGGGCATCATGTGGACCTAGACCAAGCTTGCGTGACACCATAACTGAGGTTGATCAGCGTCTGCGATGGGCAACCCTCCTGCGTCTGCGGACGACGTGAGCCTGCTGGGCTCTCCGGCGTCTGCGTGCAGGACGGGAGGGCTGTCTGCGTGCAAGGCGAGGGGCCTGTCTACGTCTGTATCTTCCTCTAGGCATTGTCAGCAAATTGTTGAGATCATAATGACGAAGGGGTTCTATTTATAAACTCTGGAAACATCATTCTATGATGTCATCGTTGCTGTTGCTTTGATGTCATTGATGTCATTATTGATGGCATGACAGAATGATGTCATAAGAATTATGTCATCATTGATGACATCACATTTGTTACTGATTACCTGTGACCATGAAAATATATGATTGTTGCCCTGGCAACCAAGTGTTATTGTCATGTTCACCAACAGCTCAGGTTTTCTTCTAAGGGGTTGTTGGCATGACAACCAAGGCTTGTCAAAGTGTTAACCAATATTTGTTGGCATGGTAACTGAAGTTCCATTGAGTCATTGCTATTGTAACTGAAGCATTCACCATTGTGAGCTTTTCACCTTCACTTTAGAGGTTTGTGTTCATACAAAATGAGTTCttgacatttagttttttttttttttttttaatttagccaATCTTTAACCAGAAATGTCTTGTTGACataacacatttctttttcagtcaagACTTGGCTGAGACAAGCACGATCACAATCCACAAAAGAGAGACAATCACAATTAAAcagttacaataaaaacacaaagaaaacaaacaaagaaaatcaacaTATATAAGAGGAAACTAAAAGCAGTGACAGGTCAGTGATGGCATCACCAGAAGGCTCATGCACAAAGACTTGTGTGGATTTCCTACTGAAACATGGCGTACGCTTAAATCCAGAAAATGTTGTATGCGCAAAAAAAATCCATGAGTATGAATCTGTGCGTACTCATGAATCTAAGCACATTTCCTTCATACATCCTGGTCAATGTGGAATAGAGCGCACATGTTGGAACAATGGACGCCTCCCTGTCCACGCCCccatttaaatacacaaatctTATTTAAATCAGCTGCACCTGAGATTTCCCTTTTTGCACAAGTAGAAAATTACAAGAGAATGAGTGACAGGAAAAGGTGAGGCTACTTAAGACATTTTACACTTCATGCACAGTAGTTTAACTAGGAGAAACAAACAGCAATGATGATGTGAAGACAGGACAGAATGTGGGGAAGCATACTCAGTGCGCATGAATGGATTCATTTTAGGACAATTACAGGAATATATTTACGTAACAAGAAGTTGCCCATCGCTCACAGTGCCACCTTGTAGCCTGTTCCCAACCATGCTGGTACACAGAATGTATGAGTCAGCCGTTGAACCAGGCCACCATCAAAtcaaatccaactttatttataaagcacttttcacacTGGGGCGACACAAATTGCTTTACAAGAAAAAATCAATTTAGgcctattaaaaacaaaacaagtctttgcacacattaaaagagactacataaaaaaaaaaaagttaaagctTTTCATACAGTTGCAcgcacaaacatgcatatatatacacacaaaccaGGGGCCCACaaccataaggctgcagtgtagggccccagccacccacaCAAGGGTGatcaccacagcaacaacccccagactgagcaggcaaAACTTCCCGGCATGGAGAatccccacgaggaaaacactggagctgaaacaaagattaaataatctTAAGAAGCAATAAGctaagagtaaataaataaataaaaataaaataaatgaatatggttgaggaaaataaaataacaagacataaaattaagaataaattaagattaaataaaatttagttaaaagttaagctaaaaaggtaggtcttaagcctctttttaaaaacatcaacagtctctgcagccctgaggttctctggcaggctatTCCACAGACAagggccgtaacaatggaaagaggcctcgccatATGTTTTGGTCCTCACCATTGAAACAACCAAGAGactggtaccagaggaccttAGAGTTCgagagggttcataatttaaagaCAAGTcggataaataataataataataataataataaattttatttcaaggcgcctttcaagacccaaggtcacctcacaaaacaattaaaacagttaaaaacaaaacaattaaaacagttataaacataaaacaaacatcaaaacaaacatcatgcaacaaacagttaaaaacattaagatgaaaaggccagtttgaacagatgagttttaagttgtgatttaAAAGATGGGAGTGAGTCAATGTTACGGAGTTCAGGTGGGAGTGTGTTCCATAACTGGGGAGCAGAGctgctccccatggtagtgAGACGGGCACGGGGCACAGAAAGGTGAATGGTGGAAGATGATCTGAGAGTGCGGGAGGGAGTAGCTATATGGAGTAGGTCAGACAGatatggaggggccagattatggagacatttgaaggtGAAAAGCAGGATCTTGTAGTTAACTCTGAATTTTatagggagccagtgaagttgtttaagaaccggtgtgatgtgttgaaaagaagGTGTGCAAGTGATAATccgggcagcagagttctgaagaagctgtaatttatgaagtgatttatcggggagaccaaaaagaagtgaattgcaaTAATCGATTCTTGAGGTGACCAGACTGTGGACGAGGATAGctgcagcatgtggagtgagaGATGAACGCAAGCGGTTGATATTTCGGaggtggaagtaggcagaccgAGTGATGCtattaatgtgtgaatgaaatgaaagggtGCTATCGAAAATGACGCcgagactctttacctgaggggaagGGAGAATAGTGGAGCTGTCAATGTTaacagagaaactgtgagatttgGTTAGAATAGTGGGTGTGCCGACAAGGAgaacttctgttttgctgctatTGAGTTAAAGAAAATTGGAAGAGAACCATGTCTTGACTTCAAGAAGACAGTCAGAGAGGGATGAAGGCGGAACAGAAGAGTTTGGTTTTGATGAGATGTAGAGCTGTGTATCGTCAGCATAAGAGTGAAAATTGATATTGTATTTACGGAAAATATGACCAAGCGGGAggatataaatgataaacagaagaggccccaggacagaaccttggggcacaccGGCTGTTACAGGGAGTGATTGTGATGAATGATCCTTAATGTGAATGAACTGTGTGCGGTCGGACAGGTATGAAGTGAACCAGGTAAGAGGAGTATGAGAGACGCCAATGGATGCCAGTCTATTAAGGAGGGTGCTGTGAGAAATAGTATCAAATGCTGCAGTAAGATCGAGGAGAATAAGGATGGTGATGAGGCCAGAATCAGCTGCCAACAGAAggtcatttgttattttcagaaGAGCTGATTCTGTGCTGTGGAGTGGACGAAAGCCGGACTGGAAGTGTTCAAACAGATTATTGATAGAGAGGTGTTGGTGAAGCTGGGAGGCAACAACCTTTTCAAGGATTTTGGAGATGAAGGGAAGATTGGAAATTGGACGGAGGTTATTAGGATCAGATGGATCAGCGCCAGGTTTTTTTAAGATCGGTGTGACGGCAGCTGATTTGAAGGCCAGTGGAACATGTCCGGTCATGAGGGAGGAGTGAATTATGGCAGTGATgtgtggagagagtgaggagaGACAGGACTT
This DNA window, taken from Melanotaenia boesemani isolate fMelBoe1 chromosome 24, fMelBoe1.pri, whole genome shotgun sequence, encodes the following:
- the LOC121635749 gene encoding uncharacterized protein LOC121635749, with amino-acid sequence MESNKKRKSTASDDQKMKSAKIKQYFSPGGVTQATFDKLLLDFICESSQAFSVVEMASFKRLMAAAHPPRVVMTRKTLINRLEEAVKEMKTVIINKLRDVPFVATTTDCWSARQRSYLGVTCHWIDPKTLERHSVALACRRLKGSHTFDILAAALEEIHSEYHISEKVTRTTTDSGSNFLKAFREYGEKEEDPINGQEQVDSGSDDDSSDDAPEYHNVSAILDDDTGLEYHLPRHQKCACHLLNLVATIDAEAAGAGNEVYKRLLRSSMAKCNALWNKTSRSTVAFETVEHECKLQFLRPNQTRWSSLYLAVDRVVRIYKEQGEGAIRNVCSALKIKMLNPAEMGLADYAAVMKPVAAALNILQGETSVHMGFLLPTLYQLQDKLKKLETICKVCKPLLDALQHGIRRRFEDSMKDPELIAAAVLLPRFRTCWTSDESVLKSGLGFIQNHLASGFTNDDTSSGQSDEEDFFASMKSTKSQVGEVEGYLSSSAKEGMELLHSFPQVKHLSMKLNTALPASAACERLFSHAGILFTAKRITLLGKNLENQLLLKFNRHFMM